Genomic window (Chthonomonas sp.):
TAGCGTGCTCTGCGGCATCAGCGCGCTTGCTCTGCAAACCAATGCGCCGACAATTTTGCGCGAGGAGTCGCTCGAATACACCGACGCGAACGGCGCTTGCGTGTTTGGTTCCAAAGCCCGGGTCCGCAGCGAGCGCGCGATCGTCGCCAACTCGTCCGCGGTTCGCGAGTGGGATAGCAACGGCACAAACTTTGGCTACAACCCCGCGCTCGGCCACACGGCGGGCGAGTTCGGCCACAACGATTTCTATCCGGTGGTGGTTGCGGCTTGTCAGGAATTTGGTCACGACGGCGCGACCGCCCTGCGCATGATGGTTTGCCTCGACGAAATTCGAGGTCGGCTTGCCGAGGTGTTTAGCCTCAAAACCTATAAGATTGACCACGTGGTGCACGGTGCTATCGCCTCGGCCGCCGTTTATGGCGCGCTGGCCGGAGCCACCGCCGAGCAGATTGAGTCGGCGATTGGCATGAGCGTGGCCCACTACATTCCGTGGCGCGCGATCCGCGCCGGCAAGCAGCTCAGCGATTCCAAAGGCGCGAGCGCGGCGCTAAGCACCGAGGCCGCCGTCATGAGCATGAAGCGCGCGATGCGCGGATTCATCGGCCCGAAGGACATTTTCCGCAACCCGGAGAGCATGTTCCGCCAGTTCGAAAAGACCACCGGCGACGCTCCGTTTGACCTGGTGCTCAGCCACAGCGGCGACGATTTTGCGGTGATGGGCATGCACTTTAAGCTCGGCCTGTACGAGCACCAATCCGCAGGCGCTCTGCAGGCGGTGATCTCGGCGGTCGAGGCGAATCCGCACTTGGCCAAGCAAGGCGCGATCAGCAAGATCACGATCAAGGCATACGAGCCGGCCTTCGGCATCA
Coding sequences:
- a CDS encoding MmgE/PrpD family protein, whose product is MSAVTLTRDSNQALGIAQFALDFLAGKLGSGPSAAVLTRTEQFHTDSVLCGISALALQTNAPTILREESLEYTDANGACVFGSKARVRSERAIVANSSAVREWDSNGTNFGYNPALGHTAGEFGHNDFYPVVVAACQEFGHDGATALRMMVCLDEIRGRLAEVFSLKTYKIDHVVHGAIASAAVYGALAGATAEQIESAIGMSVAHYIPWRAIRAGKQLSDSKGASAALSTEAAVMSMKRAMRGFIGPKDIFRNPESMFRQFEKTTGDAPFDLVLSHSGDDFAVMGMHFKLGLYEHQSAGALQAVISAVEANPHLAKQGAISKITIKAYEPAFGIIGDPAKRDPKTRQSADHSMVFIVSRLIQRAVLAADLIGGLDNDGLWKSLMLMPHDYHADAIFDAATRETMAKIEFEHGGAEYDAKYPDGIPTSMIITDQKGEQFDSGLVMYPAGHARNTTADLVGILAHKWKLMSDLAGTPDAVGKLSNLCGKSAADMMELYNLSYTPKPGFE